Sequence from the Fusarium oxysporum Fo47 chromosome VI, complete sequence genome:
agcagcagcaacctaACGGGAAATTCCGTGTTTGTATGGAAGTCCTCGCGGATTTTCATGTAATTGAGCCTTCGAGCTGGGATTACTCTGAGGCAATGTGCTCCAAGTGGCCGAGGGCGGAGGATTGTCCGAGTTTGGAGGAGTTGGTGAAGGGGTTGTTGGAGAAAGGCAGTGTTACTGAGAAGCAAGGCAAGGAATTCACCAAGTCTTTTGCAGCGAATGCAGATTTCTTTGAGACGCGCTATTGCACCGCCGGCGTATCATCCCAAAACCTCTCCGGCGCAGCACGACACACCAAAACAACCCAAGACCACCTCCCCATCACGGAAAAAGTATCCGCCGAGTGGCAGCGCGCCCTCCACGATCTCCCAACACCAACCGCCAACATGAGCGCGCTAGCATTCCTCATGGACGGCGGTCTTTcattcttgcccttgagcCATAACCATATGTGGTTTGACGACACTGCTGCTTGTTCGACGCTGGACTTTGCGTTGAGGATTTTTGTGCCGGAGGTCAAGATGGGGGAGTGGCATGTTA
This genomic interval carries:
- a CDS encoding thioesterase-like superfamily-domain-containing protein, with protein sequence MAPTLAEQVAVDQVSPGEYVSRLNPIRMGNAMPIAYGGCTASIAVNAACHTAPPSMSLYSVLGHFHGPASTDKKLHCSVTNIRDTRSFATRRVQVKQQQPNGKFRVCMEVLADFHVIEPSSWDYSEAMCSKWPRAEDCPSLEELVKGLLEKGSVTEKQGKEFTKSFAANADFFETRYCTAGVSSQNLSGAARHTKTTQDHLPITEKVSAEWQRALHDLPTPTANMSALAFLMDGGLSFLPLSHNHMWFDDTAACSTLDFALRIFVPEVKMGEWHVRERKTSRGGGNRTYSEGKLWDKHGNLIASNTQQSIMRLREGVVVPKL